The Anaerolineae bacterium DNA window AACATTACCGCCCCGGGGGCTTCCTCCGGGGCGGTGGCTTTTTAGGTCAGAGTAGCCCTTCGAGGTTCTGCAAGGGTTTCATCGCGGCGTAGGCCGTGAGGTCCAGTTGCAAGGGGGTGATGGAGACATAACCCTGGGCCAAGGCGCCGATGTCCGTGCCGTCTTCAGGGATCCCGGTGGGGGCTTCGCCGCCGATCCAGTAGTAGGGGCGGCCTGCCGGATCCAGCCGTTTAATCAGCCGATCCCGATAGACCCGCAGCCCCATGCGGGTGATTTTCACGCCCCGGATGTCCTCCAGGCTGCCCAGGGGCACATTGACATTGAGTAGAACCCCTTGAGGCAACCCGTGCTCCAGGGCCCAGGCCACCGCCCGGCGGGCGATTTCCGCGGCCGGACGGTAATCGGCGCGGTGGCCCGATTCGTAAGGGTTGTCTAAGGAGACGGCGATGCCCGGCACGCCAGAGATCACGGCTTCCATGGCCGCGGTCACCGTGCCCGAGTAGGTGACATCGTGGCCCAGGTTGGCGTGGGCGTTGATGCCGGAGGCCACCAGGTCCACGGGTTTCTCCAACAGGCCGAGCATGGCCAAAGCCACACAATCCGAAGGGGCCCCGTCGCTGGTCAGCGCCCGGGTGCCGTCGTCCAGTTCGACCTCCCGCACGCGTAGGGGGCGGTGCAGGGTTTTCACATGGCCCGAAGCGGACCAGTTGCGGTCCGGGGCCAGCACCGAGACCTCGACCTCGGGCAAGGTGCGCAGGGCCTGCGCCAGGGCCAGCAGCCCCGGCGCGTGCACGCCATCGTCGTTGGTCACCAACACATGGGGCATCTTCCACCTCGCCGACCGCTCATTGCCAATCGCATCACCTCATCGGCGCCCACAGGCCCCCGGTGAGGCCGGCGGCCTCGGGGGTAGTCAGGGCGGCCACGGCCTCCGCCACACGCTGGGGGGGGCCCGGCAGTTCGGTGAAGGGGCGCAACCGCGGCCAGCCTTCCCCCGGCGGGGCGGTGAGCACGGCGTGGAGCCGCACCCGCGTATTCCTCCACTGCTCGGCTGCGATGGGGACCAGCCCCAGCAGGCCGGTCTTACCGGCGAGATAGGGCACCCCCGGCGGGGCGTTGACCGGCTCGCCCAGGCCTAGGTGCACGATGACGCCGCCGCCCTGCGCCTGCATGATGCGACCGCACACCTGGGTGACCAGGAAGGGCACGGTGAGGTTGATATCCAGAGCGCGGTGCCAGTCCCACTCGTCCAGGGCCATGACGGTGGCGGTGGGGTTGGCTTCTAAGGCGGTCACGGCCACATCAATGCGGCCCCAGTCGTCGGTGATCTGGTTGACCACGCCCTGAAAGGCGATCTTCTTGATGATGTCGCCCATGTACGCCCGGGCCTGACCGCCCCCGGCGCGGATGGCCTCGATGGTCTGCTCGAGGTGCATGGGGCTGAAGTCGAAAGCAGCGATGCGATAACCTAAGCGGGCCAGGGTCAGGGCGATGGCGCGGCCATGCCCCTGCCCGGCGCCTAACACGAAAGCCACGGATTCGCTCACAAGTCACTCCTCAAAAGGGTGGATGTCCTCCGGCGGGCACAGGGGCACTCTATCCGGCGGTACTTCTCTGGCGTTCAGCGACAGGCCCAGGTAAGGGGAGGGGTCGAGGGTGTTGGCGATGTCCAGTTCGTTGCGAAAGCGCCCTTGCCCGTCGCCGAGCACGATGGAGAAGTGCAGGTGCACGCCCACGGGCCGCCGGGGGTTGCCCGAATAGTTGCCCTGGTAACCCAGCAGGGTGCCCGCCTGTACGGGCCGGTCTTCCGTCCCCGGCGGGAAGTCCGGGGCGATGAGCGAACGCCCCTGGGGGTCGGCCATGTGGGCGTAGTAGGTCCAGATGATGCGGTCCGGATGCAAGGGGTCCTCGTGGCGGATGATGACCGCCGATTTCCAGGCAGGCAGGCGGGTGAGCAGGCCGTCATAGGCGGCGTACACTGGGGTTTCGCCCGGCGCGGTGCCGCCGAAGATGTCCACGCCCTGGTGGGTGTGGAGCAGTTGGAAGCGGTCGCCCCAGAGGTAGCCGATGTAGCCCGCCGTGGGCATGAGGAAAGGGGCGTCGCCGCAGCGGATGCGGGCCGGGACGACCCAATCGGAGTGCTCCTGGGGTGCGCGCAGGAAAGCCACCAGTCGGGCTGAACGGCGCGCGGATGAGCCATAACGCAGGTAAAGCAGCCCCCCGGCCAGGAGCAACAGCCCAATGGCCCCGCCAAAGGAAACTTTTTTCACGACGGGTCTTCCTCGACCAGGCGAATGGTCTGCGCGCCCAGGGCCTTGCGGATGGCCTGAGGCGTCATGCGCAGCAACGTGTCTTCGGCCCCGCCGCCGGCCCAGACTTCTGAAAAGGCCAGGATGCGCTCGTCCATCAGCGCAGGCAGGGGTTGCCGATGGGCCAGCGGTGGCACGGCCCCCACGGCATAGCCCGTCCAGGCCGGCACCTCGTCGGCCCGCGCCAGGCGGACCCGCTTGCGGCCCACGCCGAAGAAGCGGGCCAAGATGCGGCGATCCACCCGTTGGGGGCCGATGGCCAGCACCAGCCAGGGCTGCTCGGTGCCGTCGTCATAGCGCACGAAGAAGAGCAGGGTTTTGACGATTTGCTCCGGCGCCACCCCGGCCACCCGCGCCGCCTCTTCCACCGTAGGGGTGGGCTGAGAAAAGCGCACCACCTCGCCCGCCAGGCCGCGGGCTTTGAGATAGGCTAGCACATGGGCCGGGGTGAGGGTTTCCTGTGGGGAGGCTTCGGTCATCACGGGGATGATTATACTCGTTTTTTCGTGAGATCGTGGCTCGTTGCTTCGGCAGAAAGCCCCTCCCCTCCCTTGCTAAGGGAGGGGAGGGGGTCGGGGAGAGGGGAGCGGTTCGCTCCGCCCTCACTCGCCTCGCAGTTGGGCGTTCAACGCCCGTTTGAGGGCTTTGATGATGCGCTTGCGGATTTTAGCCGCGTCTTTGTCGGTCAGGGTGCGGCTCATGTCCTGGTAGGTCAGGCGGTAGGCCAGGCTCTTCTTGCCCGTGCCGATTTGCTCGCCCCGGTACACATCGAACAGGCGCACATCCACCAGGCGCGCGCCGCCTGCCTTGCGGATGACCGCCTCCACCTCGGCGGCAGGGGTGGCTTCGTCCACCACCACGGCCAAATCTTCGATGACCGGCGGGAAGGGGGAGATGGCCCGCAAGGGGTAGGTGTCGGGGATCAGGTCAATCAGCGCGTCGGCGTCCAGTTCGGCGGCCAGCACCGGGGCGCCTTGCAGGTCGTAGCGGGCTTGGGTTTCGGGGTGCAGTTCGCCGAAGGTGCCCAGGGTGATGCCTTCCACCTGGATTTGGGCACACTTGCCGGGGTGGAAGGCGGGGTGCTGGGCCGGGGCAAAGGTGGGTGCGGGCAGGTGCAGGGCTTCGATAAGGGCTTCGAGCAGGCCCTTGAGGTCGAAGAAGTCCATGTGCGGCGGCTCGCCGCCCTCCCAATGGGGCAGGGTGCGCGGCCCGGTGAGCAGGATAGCCAGGCGGCGCGGCTCATCAGGCAACAGCTCGCCCTCACGCGGGTGGAACACTGGCCCCAGGTCGAAGAGGGCCTGCCGCTTGCGGAAGCGGGCGTTGGCCTCGGCCACTTCCAGTAGGCCGGGCAGCAAGTTGCGCCGCATGGCCCGCCGCTCCGGGGCGATGGGGTTGACCAGTTCCACATAAGGCTGCTCGGCCTCGGCAGGCACCAGACGGGCCTCCCGCTCCGGCGCGCTCAGGCGGTAGGTGATGATTTCCTGTAGCCCCAGGCTGACCAGGATGTCGCGCAGACGCTCTTCCCGCTCCAGGTCGGGGTTGGGCCGCTGGGGCGGCAATTCGTCGGCGATGCGCGTTTCGGGGATGTGGTCGTAGCCGTACATGCGGGCGATTTCTTCCATGATGTCCGCCTTGCCGATCACGCCCTCGCCGATGTCCAGGCGGTGCGGCGGGGTCTGGATGCGGATGCGGTCGCCCTCCAGGGTGCAGGTGAACTCCAGCGGGGTCAGCAAGTCTACAATGTCCAGCGGGGTCAGCGAGATGCCCAGGGCGCGGTGCACATCTTCGGGGGTAATCTCCACCACTGGGTCCTGCGGGGGCCGTGGATATTCATCCACAAAACCTTGAGCCACCACCCCACCACTCCACTGACGCAGGAGTTCCAGAGCACGGCGCAGGCCCACTTCGGCCAGGGCGGGGTGCACCCCGCGGGAGAAGCGGTAGGCCGCCTCGGAACTCATCTTTTGCTTTTGGGCGGTGCGGCGGATGTTGATGAAGTTCCACGAGGCCGCCTCCAGGAGCACATTGCGGGTGGTCTCGGTGACCTCGCTCTCGGCACCGCCCATGATGCCCGCGATGGAAAGGGGTCCGGCGGTGTCGCACACCAGCACGGTCTGGTCGTCTAAGGTGCGCTCGACGCCGTCGAGGGTGGTCAGTTTCTCGCCGGGGCGGGCGGTGCGGGTGATGATGGTGGGCGGCTGGCCCCCGGCGCGGCGCACGAGCACATCGTAGTCAAAGGCGTGCAGCGGCTCGCCGGTTTCCAGCATCACATAGTTGGTGGCGTCCACGATGTTGTTGATGGGCCGCATCCCGGCCAGTTTGAGCCGCCACTGAATCCAGAAGGGGCTGGGTTGGATTTTCACATCGCGGATCAGACCCAGCATGAAGCGCGGATTGAGTTCGGGGTTGGTGATTTG harbors:
- a CDS encoding YbaK/EbsC family protein; this encodes MTEASPQETLTPAHVLAYLKARGLAGEVVRFSQPTPTVEEAARVAGVAPEQIVKTLLFFVRYDDGTEQPWLVLAIGPQRVDRRILARFFGVGRKRVRLARADEVPAWTGYAVGAVPPLAHRQPLPALMDERILAFSEVWAGGGAEDTLLRMTPQAIRKALGAQTIRLVEEDPS
- a CDS encoding phenylalanine--tRNA ligase subunit beta; the encoded protein is MLVPLSWLKEYVEINIPIEDLAYRLTLAGLEVEAIRYVGLPQPQGRHEFKVSGLEWPAEKFVVGAIHEVMPHPNADRLVLCRLDDGQQEHIVLTGAPSLLRLKGQNLEKPLKVAYAREGARLYDGHSPEWKLITLKRAKIRGVVSYSMVCSEKELGISEEMEDILYLPDDAPTGTPLVEYLGDAVLDIAITPNMARNASILGVARETAALLGQPLRKPALDVVAEGDPIFGQVALQITNPELNPRFMLGLIRDVKIQPSPFWIQWRLKLAGMRPINNIVDATNYVMLETGEPLHAFDYDVLVRRAGGQPPTIITRTARPGEKLTTLDGVERTLDDQTVLVCDTAGPLSIAGIMGGAESEVTETTRNVLLEAASWNFINIRRTAQKQKMSSEAAYRFSRGVHPALAEVGLRRALELLRQWSGGVVAQGFVDEYPRPPQDPVVEITPEDVHRALGISLTPLDIVDLLTPLEFTCTLEGDRIRIQTPPHRLDIGEGVIGKADIMEEIARMYGYDHIPETRIADELPPQRPNPDLEREERLRDILVSLGLQEIITYRLSAPEREARLVPAEAEQPYVELVNPIAPERRAMRRNLLPGLLEVAEANARFRKRQALFDLGPVFHPREGELLPDEPRRLAILLTGPRTLPHWEGGEPPHMDFFDLKGLLEALIEALHLPAPTFAPAQHPAFHPGKCAQIQVEGITLGTFGELHPETQARYDLQGAPVLAAELDADALIDLIPDTYPLRAISPFPPVIEDLAVVVDEATPAAEVEAVIRKAGGARLVDVRLFDVYRGEQIGTGKKSLAYRLTYQDMSRTLTDKDAAKIRKRIIKALKRALNAQLRGE
- a CDS encoding M23 family metallopeptidase, translated to MKKVSFGGAIGLLLLAGGLLYLRYGSSARRSARLVAFLRAPQEHSDWVVPARIRCGDAPFLMPTAGYIGYLWGDRFQLLHTHQGVDIFGGTAPGETPVYAAYDGLLTRLPAWKSAVIIRHEDPLHPDRIIWTYYAHMADPQGRSLIAPDFPPGTEDRPVQAGTLLGYQGNYSGNPRRPVGVHLHFSIVLGDGQGRFRNELDIANTLDPSPYLGLSLNAREVPPDRVPLCPPEDIHPFEE
- a CDS encoding SDR family oxidoreductase, with the protein product MSESVAFVLGAGQGHGRAIALTLARLGYRIAAFDFSPMHLEQTIEAIRAGGGQARAYMGDIIKKIAFQGVVNQITDDWGRIDVAVTALEANPTATVMALDEWDWHRALDINLTVPFLVTQVCGRIMQAQGGGVIVHLGLGEPVNAPPGVPYLAGKTGLLGLVPIAAEQWRNTRVRLHAVLTAPPGEGWPRLRPFTELPGPPQRVAEAVAALTTPEAAGLTGGLWAPMR
- the surE gene encoding 5'/3'-nucleotidase SurE encodes the protein MPHVLVTNDDGVHAPGLLALAQALRTLPEVEVSVLAPDRNWSASGHVKTLHRPLRVREVELDDGTRALTSDGAPSDCVALAMLGLLEKPVDLVASGINAHANLGHDVTYSGTVTAAMEAVISGVPGIAVSLDNPYESGHRADYRPAAEIARRAVAWALEHGLPQGVLLNVNVPLGSLEDIRGVKITRMGLRVYRDRLIKRLDPAGRPYYWIGGEAPTGIPEDGTDIGALAQGYVSITPLQLDLTAYAAMKPLQNLEGLL